A genomic stretch from Gopherus flavomarginatus isolate rGopFla2 chromosome 3, rGopFla2.mat.asm, whole genome shotgun sequence includes:
- the TAL2 gene encoding T-cell acute lymphocytic leukemia protein 2: MTRKIFTNTRERWRQQNVNSAFAKLRKLIPTHPPDKKLSKNETLRLAMRYINFLVTVLGEQGLPQTGVAARGSILGLFQQAPHLQSMQELTLIEDCGVPSPGTSSNIPECWSETSSP; encoded by the coding sequence ATGACCAGAAAGATCTTCACCAACACCAGGGAGCGGTGGAGGCAGCAAAATGTCAACAGCGCCTTTGCCAAGCTGAGGAAGCTcatccccacccatcccccagACAAAAAACTGAGTAAGAATGAGACACTCCGCTTAGCCATGAGGTACATCAACTTCCTCGTCacggtcctgggggagcagggcctgcCGCAGACAGGAGTGGCTGCCCGGGGCAGTATACTGGGGCTGTTTCAACAAGCCCCACATTTGCAGAGTATGCAGGAACTAACTCTGATTGAAGACTGTGGAGTCCCTTCTCCGGGCACAAGCAGCAATATCCCAGAGTGCTGGTCAGAGACGTCGTCTCCCTAG